A stretch of Camelina sativa cultivar DH55 chromosome 18, Cs, whole genome shotgun sequence DNA encodes these proteins:
- the LOC104760597 gene encoding proteinase inhibitor-like yields MSDVCPDTAGEGMKSSWPELVGKRGEEAKEIIDRENTKVTAEIISENAIVLAVVVCDRVYVRVNDHGIVTQIPFVG; encoded by the exons aTGTCGGACGTATGCCCAG ATACTGCAGGAGAAGGGATGAAGAGCTCATGGCCTGAACTGGTAgggaaaagaggagaagaagcaaaagagatcATCGATAGAGAGAACACTAAAGTGACGGCTGAGATTATTTCTGAAAATGCAATTGTTTTGGCCGTTGTGGTTTGCGACAGGGTTTATGTTCGTGTCAATGACCACGGCATCGTCACACAAATCCCTTTCGTTGGTTAA